In the genome of uncultured Pseudomonas sp., the window CTTTCTGTACCGCGACTTCCACTTCAATCGTACCGGCCTTCTCGAAGGTCAGGGTCAGCGGGAAACGCTCGCCGTCCTTGGCCTGCTGCTTCAGGTTGAACAGCATCACGTGATAGCCCATCGGCGCGAATTTCACCTCGCCACCGGCGGGAATGGCCACGCTCTGTACCTGCTGCATTTTCATCAGGCCATTGGCATGCAGGTGTTCGTGCATCTCGGCCCTGCCGGCCACAGGCGTCGCCACGCTGAGCAACCGGTCAGCCTCGCCACCCTTGTTATGCACCACAAAATAGGCCGCAGCTGTAGGCGCGACCGGCGGCATTTCCCGCGACCAAGGGTGCTCGATATGCAATTCACCGGCGCTGTACTCATGGGCGCTGGCAAACAGGCTCGGGGCCAATAAGGCAGCCAGCAGCAGGGTCTTTTTCAACAACATGGTGTTCCTCCATTAATGGACCGACAGTCCATGGTATTCACAGCAGAGTGGGTCAATCAGTGTGCGCAGGCCAGCCCCGCGCGTGCCAAGAAGCACATCGCGACTGTGGTAACGCTGGGCCTAAGCCCGCGGGTTATGCGTTAGCGCAACGGAGAGGCGCGGGGGTTGGCCGAAGGCCAGAGGTAACGGACGGGACGGGGAATAAAGGCGTAGACGGACAGCGGCGCACGGCTGGCCGCCAGCAGCCCGAGTAAACCGAAGAAGGCCGCCAGGATGATGGCGCTGAATAGGCTGGTAAGGCTGCAACCGCTTGCCGTAGCCGGGTTGGGCGCGACCACTCCGGTGCCGTCCAGATCCGCGCCGGCGCCGAAGTTACCCTCGAAGGAACAGTACTGACTGCTCAGGCCGCTGAGCTGCAAGCCGGCCATCTGCCCGTGACCGATACTGCAGGCGAACGCACTGAACAGCACGCTGAAATACAGCATCCAGGCCAGCAAGCGACGGTCAGTATGGGGCAATTTCATGGGGCGCGACTCTAGCATTGCTTCTGCGCGGTATTCGCGCGGCTCGACTGTGGTTGATTGCCGCAGCGTGCTGGCGGCAATCTTAATGCGGCCATGGCGCATGCGCCAACAACTCAGCGCATCGCGTTTGTACAAACTCGCGCAACAGCAACACCGGCTTGCTCAGCTGCGCCCGGTGCGCACAGATCAAGTTGAGCGGTGTCCGCTCGCCCAGCAGCTCAGGCAGTAACACCCTGAGCCGCCCGGCCTGCACATCGCCGGCCACATCCAGCCAGGATTTGTACACCACTCCAGCCCCACTCACCGCCCAGCGCCGCACCACATCGGCGTCGTCACTGACCCGATCACCCTTCACGCTGATGCTCTGCTCACGCCTGCCGTCGCTGAAACGCCAGCGATCATGTGCCCGCCCACCA includes:
- a CDS encoding copper chaperone PCu(A)C; the protein is MLLKKTLLLAALLAPSLFASAHEYSAGELHIEHPWSREMPPVAPTAAAYFVVHNKGGEADRLLSVATPVAGRAEMHEHLHANGLMKMQQVQSVAIPAGGEVKFAPMGYHVMLFNLKQQAKDGERFPLTLTFEKAGTIEVEVAVQKDAPVQEAAHH
- a CDS encoding DUF2946 domain-containing protein, with translation MKLPHTDRRLLAWMLYFSVLFSAFACSIGHGQMAGLQLSGLSSQYCSFEGNFGAGADLDGTGVVAPNPATASGCSLTSLFSAIILAAFFGLLGLLAASRAPLSVYAFIPRPVRYLWPSANPRASPLR